A single Triticum dicoccoides isolate Atlit2015 ecotype Zavitan chromosome 2A, WEW_v2.0, whole genome shotgun sequence DNA region contains:
- the LOC119352071 gene encoding uncharacterized protein LOC119352071 has translation MMMKDDEVEASEVEESEVEDDEVGESELEDDEVEEDEEFHEAEHTPHVEYDKLDHPMTKGFTYPSMKEFKLALSQHAIKHEFEYNTEYSTPHWFRGYCSRRDADNCPWRIHASTTEDNCTVMVKKNPCGHDCSSTRRKRKMKNATKFWICDKVKDWLIEDATLGAKALRKKIKEHHKVDIHYKRVYMGKKLALKELYGDWDSSFDNLYRFKAQVEISCPGSIVQIDHYTIKEKIRFRRFFFALKPCIDGFLSGCRPYLAVDSTFLTGGFKGQLASATAVDGHNWMYPLCFGIFDSKTNENWIWFMQLLRQAIGSPRGLAISTDAGQAVMTGVKEVFPKVEHRECMFHLVSNFKKKYHGKVFDDHLWVAAYSWNKYIFEKNWVAMETAKPAATTYLRKWHTRLWTRSQFSTICKVDYVTNNLAECFNKWIKHHKSLNLDDLMDKLRQMIMIMWNRRRKVAKKLASLLILPHIMKKLNAKSRELNLEVVESSEEVAEVTQLGGNGFRFVVNLHDNTCSCRQWQVSGLPCKHALAFITSLVNAHIQNYVDSSYSIDKFRAAYGQLIPAMCDKTQWPESNHGFFMHPPLLKVVAGRPQTERHKGCGEKRRKSS, from the exons ATGATGATGAAGGATGATGAAGTAGAGGCGTCTGAAGTAGAGGAGTCTGAAGTAGAGGACGATGAAGTAGGGGAGTCTGAATTAGAGGATGATGAAGTAGAGGAGGATGAGGAGTTCCATGAGGCAGAGCATACTCCACATGTAGAGTATGACAAATTAGACCATCCAATGACAAAAGGCTTTACATATCCCAGCATGAAAGAGTTCAAGTTGGCACTTTCTCAGCATGCAATCAAACATGAATTTGAGTATAATACCGAGTATAGTACACCTCATTGGTTTAGGGGCTATTGTTCAAGACGAGATGCTGATAATTGTCCATGGAGGATACATGCTTCTACGACGGAGGATAACTGTACTGTAATG GTGAAGAAAAACCCATGTGGTCATGATTGCTCTAGTACAAGAAGGAAAAGGAAGATGAAGAATGCAACCAAGTTTTGGATATGTGATAAGGTGAAGGATTGGCTGATTGAAGATGCTACTCTCGGAGCGAAGGCATTGCGCAAAAAGATTAAAGAACACCACAAGGTTGACATCCACTACAAGAGGGTATATATGGGTAAGAAGCTAGCTCTGAAAGAACTATATGGTGATTGGGATAGCAGCTTTGACAATTTGTATAGGTTTAAAGCACAAGTTGAAATCTCTTGCCCTGGTAGCATAGTGCAGATTGATCATTACACTATAAAAGAAAAAATCAGGTTTAGAAGGTTCTTCTTTGCTTTGAAACCTTGCATAGATGGATTCCTTAGTGGTTGCAGACCGTATTTGGCAGTAGATAGCACATTCTTAACAGGCGGGTTTAAGGGGCAGCTAGCCAGTGCTACTGCTGTAGATGGCCATAATTGGATGTATCCactttgttttggaatttttgatTCCAAAACAAATGAGAACTGGATCTGGTTCATGCAATTGCTTAGGCAAGCCATAGGATCGCCAAGGGGTTTAGCCATAAGCACTGATGCTGGGCAGGCGGTGATGACAGGGGTAAAGGAAGTTTTCCCAAAGGTAGAACATAGGGAATGCATGTTTCACTTGGTGTCAAACTTCAAGAAAAAGTATCACGGAAAGGTATTTGATGACCATCTTTGGGTTGCTGCTTACTCATGGAACAAGTATATATTTGAGAAAAATTGGGTTGCAATGGAGACAGCAAAGCCAGCGGCAACTACATATCTTAGGAAGTGGCACACTAGGTTGTGGACTAGGAGTCAGTTCTCAACCATTTGTAAGGTGGACTATGTAACCAACAACCTGGCAGAGTGCTTCAATAAATGGATTAAGCACCACAAGTCCTTGAACTTGGATGACTTAATGGACAAGCTTAGGCAGATGATTATGATCATGTGGAATCGAAGGAGAAAAGTAGCAAAGAAGTTAGCTAGCTTATTAATTTTGCCCCACATAATGAAGAAGTTGAATGCAAAGAGTAGAGAGTTAAACTTGGAGGTGGTAGAAAGCTCAGAAGAAGTTGCTGAAGTTACTCAATTGGGAGGCAACGGGTTTAGGTTTGTCGTCAACTTGCATGATAACACATGTTCTTGTAGACAATGGCAAGTTTCCGGCCTTCCTTGCAAGCATGCTCTAGCATTCATCACATCACTTGTCAATGCACATATACAGAATTATGTGGACTCATCTTACTCCATTGACAAGTTTAGGGCAGCTTATGGCCAACTAATCCCTGCTATGTGTGACAAGACCCAGTGGCCTGAATCTAACCATGGATTCTTCATGCATCCACCCTTGTTAAAAGTTGTAGCTGGTCGGCCCCAAACTGAGAGGCATAAGGGTTGTGGTGAGAAAAGGAGGAAAAGTAGCTAG
- the LOC119356592 gene encoding uncharacterized protein LOC119356592 yields the protein MDTESQVKKVQLPAKFLACVKQGSWLRTSVGYKPPNQSFLSSSEWGVLLQSGSSFVDIPMIDQKFYQNKLHLYWEELKAIGVRFEFQEASAYIGSRLMSMAASNTLIRENVYSLLRLIRFLREKVLSPSELINSVKDGQWMKSTLSYRSPVGCIIYDSGWAVASCISSQPFLDVKFYGDDILTYKPELNLLGVLVEFKDSYKLVIDNFKFSSAAITPEATVLILKCIQHVNSCDAFIRKIKDLKWVKTSVGFRAPNESFLVDPRWECLLKVFDGVPVVDFRFDGSKLSPYKAELEKTGLIAKLEAASKAVAHLFKQMVLNSSLPKASVLALLACYGQLKTQGALPVELFSCMLNEKWLRTSFGFRSPKDAILFNAEWQSLSSVADLPFIDDGDSHQGLSKEIHGYKDELKNLGVTTEVKAGARFVINGINIPKDPLHLSGATVLSLPRSIRSWLASSSNFPKGFLEKIKGCSWLRTKVGFQCPDESILFDPKNSSIRIEDSPFIDEAFYGSEIASFRDALAAIGVSVDVRHGHELVARHLKGHKNRATISRIYTYLKEYNWEPANKTSDWIWIPNKKKSGEWVSPLGCVLHDKDNLFSLQLHVLDKYYDKKLLDFFSHVFGVRNGPSAEDHCKLWSTWESSVDALSAADCSAFWQFIAKNWSKNTEKLLSACVKVPVCTDGTILLSKKEDVFIPDDLLPPFRITCRRYGCI from the coding sequence ATGGATACAGAGTCTCAAGTCAAGAAGGTACAATTACCGGCTAAATTTCTGGCTTGTGTAAAACAGGGAAGTTGGCTTAGGACATCAGTTGGGTACAAGCCACCAAATCAATCATTTCTGTCCAGTTCTGAGTGGGGAGTTCTTTTGCAAAGTGGCTCCTCGTTTGTTGATATACCGATGATTGACCAAAAGTTCTATCAAAACAAGCTGCATTTGTACTGGGAGGAACTCAAGGCGATCGGAGTTAGATTTGAATTTCAGGAGGCATCAGCGTACATCGGCAGCCGCCTCATGTCTATGGCTGCAAGCAATACGCTGATCAGAGAGAATGTGTACTCACTCCTTCGGCTGATTCGGTTTCTTCGAGAGAAAGTTCTATCGCCAAGCGAACTCATCAACAGTGTCAAAGATGGACAGTGGATGAAGAGTACTCTCAGCTACAGGTCTCCAGTTGGTTGTATCATCTATGATTCAGGCTGGGCAGTTGCATCCTGTATCAGTAGCCAGCCGTTCCTTGATGTCAAGTTCTATGGCGACGACATCCTTACCTACAAACCAGAGCTCAACTTGCTCGGTGTTCTTGTTGAATTTAAAGACAGCTACAAACTTGTGATTGATAATTTCAAGTTCAGTTCGGCTGCTATTACTCCTGAGGCTACTGTGCTAATCCTCAAATGTATCCAGCATGTGAACTCATGCGATGCCTTCATAAGAAAGATCAAAGATTTAAAATGGGTGAAGACCAGTGTGGGGTTCCGTGCTCCTAATGAATCTTTTCTTGTGGATCCTCGATGGGAGTGCCTTCTAAAGGTCTTTGATGGGGTTCCTGTAGTTGATTTCAGATTTGATGGGAGTAAGCTTAGTCCCTACAAAGCAGAGTTGGAGAAGACCGGGTTGATAGCAAAATTGGAGGCGGCATCAAAGGCTGTAGCTCACTTGTTCAAGCAGATGGTTCTGAACTCATCACTTCCAAAGGCGAGTGTCCTAGCCCTGCTAGCATGTTATGGGCAGCTGAAAACACAGGGCGCGCTCCCTGTCGAGCTTTTCAGTTGCATGCTGAATGAGAAGTGGTTGCGTACATCGTTTGGTTTCAGATCTCCCAAAGATGCAATCTTGTTCAATGCAGAATGGCAGTCTCTATCATCAGTAGCAGACCTACCTTTCATAGATGACGGTGACTCTCACCAAGGTTTAAGCAAAGAAATACATGGTTATAAAGATGAGCTCAAGAATTTAGGTGTTACTACTGAAGTGAAAGCTGgtgctaggtttgtcatcaatggcATCAACATTCCCAAGGATCCTTTACACTTGTCTGGAGCTACTGTCTTGTCATTGCCCAGGTCCATTCGGAGCTGGTTGGCTTCTTCAAGTAACTTCCCAAAGGGCTTTCTAGAGAAAATCAAAGGCTGCAGTTGGTTGAGGACAAAAGTGGGGTTCCAATGTCCTGATGAGTCGATCCTGTTTGATCCAAAGAATTCTTCCATTCGCATAGAAGATAGCCCTTTCATTGATGAAGCATTCTATGGCTCGGAGATAGCCTCATTCAGAGACGCCCTTGCGGCAATCGGAGTATCTGTGGATGTTAGACACGGACATGAGCTTGTTGCTCGACATCTGAAAGGCCACAAAAACAGGGCTACTATTTCTCGTATTTACACGTACCTTAAGGAGTACAATTGGGAGCCTGCAAACAAGACTAGTGATTGGATCTGGATACCAAATAAAAAGAAAAGTGGAGAGTGGGTGAGCCCTCTGGGTTGTGTTCTTCATGATAAGGACAACCTTTTCAGCCTGCAGCTGCATGTCTTGGACAAATATTATGACAAGAAGTTGCTGGACTTCTTTTCACATGTTTTTGGTGTGAGGAATGGTCCTAGCGCTGAAGATCATTGCAAACTATGGAGCACATGGGAGAGCTCTGTCGATGCGCTATCTGCAGCTGACTGCTCTGCTTTCTGGCAGTTCATTGCTAAGAACTGGAGCAAAAACACGGAGAAGCTTCTTTCTGCTTGTGTCAAGGTTCCAGTTTGTACCGACGGAACTATCCTTCTGTCGAAGAAAGAGGATGTGTTTATTCCTgatgatctactccctccgttccgaattacttgtcgtaggtatggatgtatctag
- the LOC119352072 gene encoding uncharacterized protein LOC119352072 has protein sequence MRSGGDVKSFFRQQKAHSGAAAATKPAGGVSKKAAHHHQKQAAAAAHLLRPIRAAADHRDGADAARREEEEDAERTAREFDTDTRYGPCLGLTRAQRWQRAAALGLAPPPHAPCSDHQPCLWEGRV, from the exons ATGAGGAGCGGCGGCGACGTCAAATCCTTCTTCCGGCAGCAGAAGGCCCACTCCGGCGCGGCGGCCGCCACCAAGCCCGCCGGCGGCGTCTCCAAGAAGGCGGCGCACCACCACCAgaagcaagcggcggcggcggcgcatctccTCCGCCCGATACGAG CTGCGGCAGATCACCGCGACGGCGCTGACGCggcgaggagggaggaggaggaggacgcggagaggACGGCCCGGGAGTTCGACACGGACACGCGCTACGGGCCCTGCCTCGGCCTCACCCGCGCCCAGCGCTGGCAACGcgccgccgcgctcggcctcgccccgccgccgcacgCGCCCTGCTCCGACCACCAGCCGTGCCTCTGGGAAGGCCGCGTCTAG
- the LOC119356594 gene encoding histone-lysine N-methyltransferase ATXR2-like: MARSGSSSGASPCDLDKEFAPQIAQLLAAPSPQSAQEYYEDLIQSKKHDGIRVNYKGDHGKGVCANKDFAEGDLILKDQILVGAQHSLNKIDCVVCSYCFRFIGSVEFQIGHRLYFQSIASSIGCSSERHCHGCDVGSSTCSSGATKEKSSTLPEEVIESLITGDVSLPFSDHFPLPEIVACQGCEEERYCSQSCADSDWESYHSLLCAGPNTEPPRRSALHKFVEHANETNDIFLVAAKAITFTMLRYKKLKRQNDFQNKSPESNFSLLMEAWKPLSMGFKKRWWDYVALPEDVDASDEDSFRQEIRDLAFTSLQLLKDAIFDAECAPLFSLEVYGHIIGMFELNNLDLVVASPVEDYFIHIDDLPDDKKEEAEKATAPLLDALDDDYALPCDGTAFFPLQSCMNHSCCPNAKAFKRDEDNDGHAVIIALGPISKGEEITISYIDEDLPYEERQAELADYGFTCTCSKCQEEKPN, translated from the exons ATGGCTCggagcggcagcagcagcggcgccaGCCCGTGCGACCTGGACAAGGAGTTCGCCCCCCAGATCGCCCAGCTCCTCGCCGCCCCTTCTCCCCAGTCCGCCCAG GAATACTACGAGGACCTCATACAGTCTAAGAAACATGACGGCATAAGAGTCAACTACAAAGGTGATCATGGGAAAG GTGTTTGTGCAAACAAGGATTTTGCTGAAGGAGACCTTATTCTGAAGGATCAAATATTGGTTGGTGCACAACACAGTCTTAACAAG ATTGACTGCGTCGTGTGTAGTTACTGCTTCCGCTTCATTGGTTCTGTAGAGTTCCAGATTGGACATCGACTGTATTTTCAAAGCATTGCTTCAAGCATTGGCTGCAGCAGTGAGAGGCACTGTCATGGATGTGATGTGGGATCAAGCACTTGCTCTTCTGGTGCAACAAAGGAAAAGAGTAGTACTTTGCCAGAAGAGGTCATAGAATCACTTATAACTGGCGATGTGTCACTGCCTTTCTCAGACCACTTCCCTTTACCAGAAATTGTTGCTTGTCAAGGATGCGAGGAAGAACGCTACTGCAG CCAATCATGTGCAGATTCTGACTGGGAATCCTACCACTCTTTGCTCTGTGCTGGCCCCAACACTGAACCACCCCGAAGATCTGCTCTTCACAAATTTGTAGAGCATGCTAATG AAACCAATGATATTTTCTTGGTTGCCGCCAAG GctatcactttcaccatgttgaggTACAAGAAACTCAAAAGACAGAACGACTTCCAAAACAAATCACCTGAATCAAACTTTTCTTTGCTTATGGAAGCCTGGAAACCACTTTCCATGGGCTTCAAAAAGAG ATGGTGGGATTATGTTGCTTTGCCTGAGGATGTTGATGCTTCCGATGAAGATTCATTTAGGCAGGAAATAAGGGATCTAGCATTTACG TCACTACAGCTTCTCAAGGATGCGATCTTCGATGCTGAATGTGCACCAT TGTTTTCCCTTGAGGTGTATGGCCATATAATTGGCATGTTTGAGCTGAACAATCT TGATTTGGTCGTCGCATCGCCTGTTGAAGACTATTTCATACACATTGATGATCTTCCAGATGATAAGAAG GAGGAAGCTGAAAAGGCGACAGCGCCATTGCTAGATGCTTTAGATGATGACTATGCACTTCCTTGTGATG GGACGGCGTTCTTTCCTCTTCAAAGCTGTATGAACCACTCATGCTGTCCAAATGCTAAAGCATTTAAAAGGGATGAG GATAATGACGGTCACGCCGTGATAATCGCTCTGGGGCCTATCAGCAAGGGCGAAGAG ATCACCATCTCCTACATCGACGAGGATCTTCCGTACGAGGAGCGGCAGGCGGAGCTCGCAGACTACGGGTTCACGTGTACCTGCTCCAAGTGCCAGGAGGAAAAGCCCAACTGA